One genomic region from Spirosoma sp. KCTC 42546 encodes:
- a CDS encoding two-component regulator propeller domain-containing protein: MKYAPVCAFLLVFVCTPCKGQNKIDLPKDTIKYHGPTTSVRTIKQDRKGNIWLASNEGIIRYDGKSFTNITTNLSSDRFFSMVEDRNGNFWFGTYGSGVYYYDGKSFQHVTTEQGLANNQVSTIYEDKAGTIWFGTNGGVSRYDGKSFRNFTIEGGLSTNDVNAILEDKTGKLWFGTRGYTYVYDGKTFSFFSHKGTSFGDIWSIIEDRKGTIWLGGGNGLWRFDSGTITQFTQNPILRVFEDKKGNIWTISQIAPGRFGLFRYDEKSLSDKKPAVTEIAQSLNLFGILQATDGRIWFGAYDGVYRCDGTTITNFKKKVDQK; encoded by the coding sequence ATGAAATACGCACCCGTATGTGCTTTTTTGTTGGTGTTTGTCTGCACTCCCTGTAAAGGACAAAACAAAATTGACCTCCCAAAAGACACGATCAAGTACCACGGGCCTACCACGTCAGTTCGTACCATCAAGCAAGATCGAAAGGGCAACATTTGGCTTGCTTCAAACGAAGGTATTATAAGGTACGATGGAAAATCGTTCACCAACATCACCACTAACCTGAGTTCAGACCGCTTCTTTTCGATGGTAGAAGATAGAAACGGAAATTTTTGGTTCGGTACGTATGGCTCAGGTGTTTATTATTACGATGGGAAGTCCTTTCAACACGTTACAACAGAGCAGGGGCTTGCTAATAACCAGGTTTCTACTATTTATGAAGATAAAGCCGGTACTATCTGGTTCGGTACCAACGGAGGTGTAAGCCGCTACGATGGAAAATCGTTTCGAAATTTTACAATAGAAGGAGGACTTTCCACTAATGACGTTAATGCTATTCTTGAAGACAAAACAGGAAAATTATGGTTTGGCACCAGGGGCTATACCTACGTGTATGATGGCAAAACCTTTTCCTTTTTCAGCCATAAGGGTACCTCTTTTGGGGATATTTGGTCGATAATCGAAGACAGAAAAGGGACTATATGGCTTGGTGGTGGGAATGGCCTTTGGCGCTTTGACAGCGGTACAATTACCCAATTCACCCAGAATCCTATTCTTCGTGTCTTTGAGGATAAGAAAGGAAACATCTGGACTATTTCGCAGATTGCTCCTGGAAGGTTTGGACTTTTTCGTTATGACGAAAAGTCCTTGTCTGATAAAAAACCAGCTGTAACTGAAATAGCCCAATCACTAAACCTTTTTGGGATTTTACAAGCTACTGATGGCCGTATTTGGTTTGGGGCCTATGATGGGGTGTATCGGTGTGATGGAACGACCATTACCAACTTCAAAAAGAAGGTGGATCAGAAATAA
- a CDS encoding ABC transporter permease: MIGSYIKTSRRNLMRNKLFSFINIVGLAISMSVGLLLIAFLFDLHSYDRFHQNGDRIYRITNVLTTNGEQRGKFATTSIKTGKRIRQNVSGIDDVAIVRNDFSKDAKVGENTLPIKGFWTEPSFFSIFTFPMLEGNPETALKDPYSIVLTETAARKLFGNQSALGKAIRFDTLDYQVTGVMKDVPFFSHINFEALVSLSTAEQLNKNNAEKWASIPSNYVYLRLPASTNVASIQSQLDVLAEEENRADENTKIQLELLPLYQIVVGESLRRSEGGAGSVGPHMPPVVLWILGGLALVVILSACFNYTNLSMARAMRRFKEVGLRKAIGAGKSQVWQQFLVEAIMISLAALLLSFLLFLVLRPQLINLAPEMQRTVKLELSPAMVLAFIVFSVTVGVIAGLLPALFFSKVSAINALRNVSAPVYRSVSVFKHLTLRRALVVIQYTFTLIFITTTAIGYVQYKNILAFDLGFNTENILNITMQGNKPDAFMKELSEMPEVTALSRSLIITSVGNAWGGYMKYNDTRDSALVMTNNVDENYLALHEYKLIAGGNFRARPTTAEAVSEVIVNQQFLKRFNMGTNDPEKAIGKEITFSNFNVHDRKMTIVGVMKDFHYGKVDNLVGPVAFMFWTPTDRAVINAKIQSRDMLATRAKIESAWKKMDRVHPFQAEFYDEAIEEAYSEFSVLIKIIGFLSLLAMSIASMGLFGMVAFTTETRLKEISIRKVMGASAGNLVYLLSRGFLLQLALSALIALPVTYLFFENGVLTRFPYHTPVQMVELLIGLLVVLVIAFLLIGSQTMKAAKSNPVDVLKSE, translated from the coding sequence ATGATCGGAAGCTACATCAAAACATCGCGACGCAACTTAATGCGCAACAAGCTGTTCTCGTTCATCAATATTGTTGGCCTTGCCATCAGTATGTCCGTCGGGTTACTGCTGATCGCCTTCCTGTTCGACCTGCATTCCTACGATAGGTTCCACCAGAATGGGGACCGTATCTATCGCATCACCAACGTGCTGACTACCAATGGTGAACAGAGGGGCAAGTTTGCCACCACATCCATAAAGACAGGAAAACGTATCCGACAGAACGTGTCCGGCATTGACGACGTAGCTATTGTGCGCAACGACTTTTCGAAGGATGCGAAGGTTGGCGAAAACACGCTCCCGATCAAGGGCTTCTGGACGGAGCCATCCTTCTTCAGCATCTTTACTTTTCCGATGCTGGAAGGCAATCCCGAGACGGCCCTGAAAGATCCTTATTCGATCGTTCTTACGGAAACGGCCGCCAGAAAACTGTTCGGTAACCAATCGGCACTGGGCAAGGCAATCCGGTTCGATACACTCGATTACCAGGTAACCGGCGTCATGAAGGATGTTCCGTTCTTTTCGCACATCAACTTCGAAGCCCTGGTTTCGCTCTCAACTGCCGAGCAACTCAATAAGAACAACGCCGAAAAATGGGCAAGCATACCCTCAAATTACGTGTACCTCCGGCTGCCTGCCTCGACCAACGTAGCGTCGATCCAGTCGCAGCTCGATGTCCTTGCCGAGGAGGAAAATCGCGCTGATGAAAACACGAAGATCCAACTTGAGCTGCTGCCTTTATATCAGATCGTAGTTGGCGAGAGCCTCCGCCGTTCTGAGGGGGGCGCTGGCTCGGTAGGCCCTCATATGCCTCCGGTTGTGCTTTGGATACTCGGCGGGCTGGCACTCGTTGTGATCCTGTCAGCCTGTTTTAACTATACCAATCTGTCGATGGCACGAGCTATGCGCCGTTTTAAGGAAGTCGGTCTTCGCAAAGCGATCGGGGCTGGAAAGAGCCAGGTATGGCAGCAGTTCCTGGTGGAGGCAATCATGATCTCCCTGGCAGCCCTTCTTCTTTCTTTCCTGCTATTTCTGGTATTGCGCCCGCAACTGATAAACCTGGCCCCGGAGATGCAGCGCACGGTGAAGCTCGAGCTTAGTCCGGCTATGGTCCTGGCCTTTATCGTTTTTTCGGTCACCGTAGGCGTTATTGCTGGTTTATTACCGGCCCTCTTCTTTTCTAAAGTCAGTGCGATCAATGCGCTCCGAAATGTGTCTGCTCCAGTATATCGGTCGGTGAGCGTTTTTAAACACTTAACCCTCCGACGCGCTCTGGTAGTAATTCAATACACATTCACCCTGATCTTTATAACCACAACTGCCATTGGCTATGTTCAGTATAAAAACATCCTCGCCTTCGACCTGGGATTCAATACCGAAAACATCCTCAACATTACGATGCAGGGAAATAAACCCGACGCGTTTATGAAGGAACTGAGTGAGATGCCCGAAGTAACGGCCCTATCCCGCTCGTTAATAATCACCAGCGTGGGGAACGCCTGGGGTGGTTATATGAAATACAACGATACGCGCGACTCGGCGCTGGTCATGACCAACAACGTCGATGAAAATTACCTGGCTCTGCATGAATACAAGCTCATTGCCGGAGGTAATTTCAGGGCACGACCCACTACGGCCGAAGCGGTCAGCGAAGTGATTGTTAACCAGCAGTTCTTAAAGCGATTTAACATGGGTACTAACGACCCCGAGAAAGCAATTGGCAAGGAAATTACCTTCAGTAATTTCAACGTACATGACCGTAAAATGACCATTGTTGGCGTCATGAAAGACTTTCATTATGGAAAAGTCGATAACCTCGTTGGGCCGGTAGCCTTCATGTTCTGGACACCTACCGACAGAGCAGTCATTAATGCCAAAATACAAAGCCGGGACATGCTGGCGACCCGAGCTAAGATCGAGTCGGCCTGGAAGAAAATGGATCGTGTTCATCCCTTTCAGGCTGAATTCTATGACGAAGCCATCGAAGAAGCCTACAGTGAATTTTCTGTTCTGATCAAGATTATTGGCTTCCTTTCCTTACTCGCTATGTCAATCGCATCGATGGGCTTGTTTGGCATGGTGGCGTTCACGACCGAAACCCGGCTGAAGGAGATCAGTATCCGCAAAGTGATGGGTGCCAGTGCTGGTAACCTGGTCTATCTACTGAGCCGCGGTTTTCTTCTACAACTGGCGTTATCGGCCCTTATCGCGCTGCCCGTAACCTACCTTTTCTTCGAAAATGGGGTACTTACCCGTTTCCCATATCACACACCCGTGCAGATGGTTGAGTTGTTGATCGGCTTGCTGGTGGTATTGGTAATCGCCTTCCTGCTGATTGGATCGCAGACGATGAAAGCCGCAAAAAGTAATCCGGTTGATGTTCTGAAGAGCGAATAG
- a CDS encoding alpha/beta fold hydrolase: MNSLDILILVLLVLTTVYTIVASNRANGVLPLSISLLALLVVIQFFWKGFYWQYIPTYWLICLLILIVYVNSALYRKLQHISLGVFLVVALMPWSIFLPVPTLPEPLGKYAVGTQVFRWVDSSRTEQITEDPFDKRNVIVQAWYPAQGDGKGSHSLYLDGLPHLPPKVSVLPSFLLDHYDQIDTYAVGNATPLNAPRKWPVVLFLPGYGAARAFYTSLVVGLASHGYVVLSMDHPYEAAITQLANGKLATTIENFQPDAPDRLGFMKNRLDIRVADVQFVLNQLENKKSSATTFFPSLDLNRICIAGHSLGGATGGAAMAHDSRIKAAVNIDGTLYGGLPKSRGSRPFLLIESNKGEPGRFARYEAGNQLLFKQFGGGYRYELEDADHYSFTDVPLLLAPPARFLAGHLFSLGQVSTKTHMATISLLDAFFDHTLRGNPSQLEAVANRYAGIVRKQVAP, translated from the coding sequence ATGAATAGCTTAGATATCTTGATTTTGGTACTGCTGGTACTAACTACGGTCTATACAATAGTCGCTTCTAATCGGGCCAATGGCGTACTCCCCCTCTCAATTAGCTTATTGGCCCTGTTAGTCGTGATCCAATTTTTTTGGAAAGGGTTCTATTGGCAATACATTCCCACCTATTGGCTAATCTGTTTGTTGATACTCATCGTCTATGTTAACTCAGCATTATATCGAAAACTTCAGCACATTAGCTTGGGGGTGTTCCTGGTTGTTGCCTTAATGCCTTGGAGTATTTTTTTACCGGTTCCTACTTTGCCGGAGCCTTTAGGCAAGTATGCCGTTGGCACCCAAGTGTTTCGCTGGGTAGATTCATCAAGAACTGAACAAATAACGGAAGACCCATTTGACAAACGAAATGTCATTGTTCAAGCCTGGTATCCAGCCCAGGGGGACGGAAAAGGTAGCCACTCCCTTTATCTGGATGGGTTGCCTCATTTACCCCCAAAGGTGAGTGTTCTACCGAGCTTTTTATTGGACCACTACGATCAAATTGACACCTATGCGGTAGGGAATGCAACACCACTCAACGCACCGAGAAAATGGCCTGTTGTGCTTTTTCTACCGGGCTATGGAGCCGCGCGCGCGTTTTACACGAGCCTTGTCGTTGGCCTGGCCAGTCATGGCTACGTGGTTCTCAGTATGGATCATCCCTATGAAGCCGCTATTACTCAACTGGCTAATGGTAAACTGGCCACCACCATTGAAAACTTTCAACCGGATGCTCCAGACCGACTTGGCTTTATGAAGAATCGGCTCGACATTCGCGTGGCCGATGTGCAGTTCGTACTCAATCAATTAGAAAATAAAAAATCTTCTGCTACTACCTTCTTCCCTTCACTTGACCTGAATCGGATTTGTATCGCTGGTCATTCCTTAGGGGGTGCCACGGGTGGTGCTGCGATGGCTCATGATTCACGAATTAAAGCCGCAGTCAACATCGATGGCACCTTGTACGGGGGATTGCCCAAATCGAGGGGCTCTCGTCCTTTTCTATTGATAGAAAGTAATAAAGGTGAACCAGGTCGTTTCGCCCGATACGAAGCCGGCAATCAATTGTTATTCAAGCAATTTGGCGGTGGGTATCGCTACGAGCTGGAAGACGCCGATCATTACAGTTTTACGGATGTGCCACTCCTGTTAGCCCCTCCTGCCCGCTTTTTGGCCGGGCACCTCTTCAGCCTTGGTCAAGTCTCGACAAAAACGCATATGGCGACCATCAGCCTATTAGACGCGTTTTTTGATCATACGTTAAGGGGTAATCCGTCCCAGCTTGAGGCCGTTGCCAACCGCTATGCGGGTATTGTGCGGAAACAAGTTGCTCCCTAA
- a CDS encoding PIN domain-containing protein — translation MSRYLFDTNICVLIIKNEFDLKQKMAQVGALSCLLSEITIAELLFGIENGAPDRRPKNWKNLEFIQGIFQNRILPIGEVSHEYARQKVSLRRMGRTIDEFDVLIGSTAIVHDLILVTRNTRHFADMSGLKLENWIDK, via the coding sequence ATGAGCCGTTATTTGTTCGACACCAATATTTGTGTGCTTATCATTAAGAACGAATTCGACCTTAAGCAGAAGATGGCTCAAGTTGGTGCCTTATCGTGTTTATTGTCCGAAATTACAATTGCTGAATTACTATTCGGGATTGAGAACGGTGCACCTGATCGACGGCCGAAAAACTGGAAAAATCTAGAATTTATTCAAGGCATTTTTCAAAATCGTATCCTGCCTATCGGCGAAGTCTCGCATGAATATGCCCGGCAAAAGGTCTCTCTACGGCGAATGGGACGCACAATCGATGAATTTGACGTATTAATAGGTTCGACAGCTATCGTTCATGATTTGATTTTAGTAACGCGTAACACACGCCACTTTGCTGACATGAGCGGACTAAAGTTGGAAAATTGGATCGATAAATAA